Part of the Hemiscyllium ocellatum isolate sHemOce1 chromosome 15, sHemOce1.pat.X.cur, whole genome shotgun sequence genome is shown below.
AGAATCTATAATTAACCACAGGGTAACTTGAACATCTTAAAATGTTTCAGCTAATTGGACACAATGGATTTTTGAAGGATAGTCCATCCCTGAAAATTCCTGGCTAAAGTAGTGGACAGACAAGAAAGATTTTATCCCTTCATGGGGTTTGGCCATCAATGGCAAGGCAAGCATTTGCTACCTATTCCTAATTTTCCTTGTGAACATGATGACAGTGGTTTAGCAACACGACTTGCAGGCTGCTCAGCTCAGGAGCCTGGTGCTCATCTACTCCAATCATTTtttactttctttttctttctctgcattTTCTTAATGTTTACATTTAATATCTTACCTTTTTTAACTTCTTCGGATGAAGGCATCTTCTCCCGGCATGAGCCCAGTGAAGAGGAGCCTTCCAGTCCCAGAGGGACTGTCTCGGCCTGGTTTGGCAAGTCTAGTCCTGGCATGGTCGTCTCTTTGGCAGCAGCTTCTGGGTATTCCTACATTCATCATCTTAGTTGACTTTTCCTGAAGTGAAATTGACCTGAGATGAACTGTCTTAACATTTTGCTTATTTTctatgacttctgtcattaataCAGGTGCTGTGGTTTGGTGACTTATAAAACTTTTTACGGGAGTGAGTAAGTTGCTTGATCAGCACCCCATCACCTCATTAAACATTCActgcggaaaatgtgttgctggtcaaagcacagcaggccaggcagcatctcaggaatagagaattcgacgtttcgagcataagccctcgaaacgtcgaattctctattcctgagatgctgcctggcctgctgtgctttgaccagcaacacattttcagctgtgatctccagcatctgcagacctcattttttactcaaacatTCACTGCGTCCCATCTTGATAACAGCAACTCATCAAATGcaccttcgacagcaccttccaaactctcatGCTCTGTAAGTGCTTGAGAACCCTACCGCCTAAGAATTTTACCCCACCACCACACACTTCCCCACACCCGCGGAGTTATACAGCaggctgacttggaaatatcagggtcactggactcaaaacgtgaactctgctttctctctaagtgctgccagacctaccaAATTTTTCCAGcaaaatctgtttttgtttcaaatttcgagcatccacagttctttgtcttaTTTTACTGTTTCTTTTTCGTTGTTGTGCTAAAGCCCCAGAACCGTCTCCCTAACATTCACTACAATGCAGTAGTTCAAAAAAAGCAGTGTGCTGTTGCCTTCCCatgtgcaattagggatgcatacaaagaagaacaaagaacaatacaatgcaggaacaggtcctttggcctcaAGCTTGTACTGTCACATTTTGACCTTCCATACTAAagcaggatccatatccctctattcacatCCTATTTGTGTATTTGTCAAGGTGTATTttaaatgctgctattgtatctgcccccagcacctcctctggcagcgcattccaggcactcaccaccctttgtgtgaaaaacttgcctcgcaaTCTCTTTTAAACTCCTCCCACACCTTGAATCTGTCTTACctagtaattgatccctccaccttggaaaaaagcctcatacttcaCATTCTGTTCATTGTCAATCACAATCATATAAACTTGTATCAGATTCCCCCTCCACctcatgtgttccagtgaaaacaaacccagtctgtctaACCTTTCTTCTTAGCTAGAATCTCCCATAccaggaacatcctggtaaaccttttctgtatcctcaacaaagcatccacatctttctggtagtgtggtgaacAGAAAtgtaagcaatattccaaatgtgtcctaactaaagttctataaagcagGAGCATAACTTGGCTATCATTATACTCAATcttccaatgaaggtaagcatgccataggcctttgttactaccttatctacctgtgctgccacctttcgtgatctgtggacctgcatacccagatccctctgcatatcaatactcctaagaaTTCTGCCAATtgctgtataatttccacctatacttgaccttccaaaatgcatcatgttACATTTGTccgattaaacaccatctgctgtTTTTCTGCCCATGTCCccaactgatctatattctgCTACATTCTCTGGCAATCCGcctcactatccgcaactccaccaaGCTTTGTATTATCCACAACGTTACTAATTAGACCATGCATGTTTTTCTCCATATTATTTAACCAGATCAcaaacagcactgatccctgtggaacactactcgTTACAatcctccattccaaaaagcatccttccactgctaccctctgtctcctatgactaagctagttctgtatccatcttgccaactCACCCCAATGCCATGTGACATTACCTGATAATAAATGATGACCACAAACcatgaatgaattattttaaGAATGCCTAATGTTAAGATTTCCCAACTGCATTTGTTGACTTATTTCCTACAATGGTAACATAATTGCTTTATAAAGAATTAGACCTAAATATGCAATATTCTTATTTTTGACAGCCTATGTAAACTTATGAGTTGTCAGTTCATTTTTATGACTAACTTTGAAACAAATAAGACTATTGCTTATTTTATCTTCAGCATACAGATCGGAGGTATTGTACGGAAGATATGTTTCCAATGTACCTTACAACTGCCCAGAGCAAAGCAGTGAGTGGAGTGCTTGTTCCAGGAGCTGTGGGATAGGAGTGTCTACCCGAATTTCCAACAAGAATGACCATTGTGTTTTGGAGACACAAAGCCAGCTTTGTATTGTGAGACCATGCCAACATGACTATGCAAATGAAGCTCACATGGTgaataatagtttttttttaaaaccacttAGTAACAATGTTATTCATAAAGCTCATTGTTATATTGCTATGGAAAGGGATGAGAACCAGATGGGACTTATTTATTGTCCTCTTCTCTCTGCAAGAAGAACATTAATTTTAAATaggttacaattttaaaaattgtagcAAACTGTCTTAGTCTAAATCAGGAAGATTATTATACACAAACACTTGCATACAACACACTTGAAAGGAAATAGCAAAGGTAAACAGCTTTATAACTAGAAATAAACTAAAAGCAAAAGTGCAGCTATTAATTATTGTGAATCTGAGTCAATTGAGGGTTTCTTCGTTCAGGTGTAAAGTTGAAGCATGTCCAGATGGCTGAAGGCAGGATGTTGCAAATTTCCTTTAAAAGTTAGAGGTGATACAACAGATTGAAGTAACAAGGTTTGTCTACGGTTTGTAGACCATCCTCTTTTAAGTGAATACAAAGATTTTCCAGAAGGGGAACCTAGCCTAGAGGTGGCTTAGCTACCAGTCCAGAGAGCTGTTTGCTGTTTTCAGGTCCGATATTAAAAGCAGACTAAGCCAAGTGCCCAGAAAAAAACAGCTATAAAGCTTTTCAAAGAAACGTTTTGGTCACATGAATGAGTCAGTTTGTCGAACAAATCAAAATTCTTTATCTTTGGTCAAATCCATTGTTCACTTTCGAAGTGAGATGAAGCTGTTGGCATTTTTGCAGATATGAGTGTTGTGAGTCTAAGCTTGCTTTGTCTCACTATGTCTACAGGATCCATGCAATTAAAAGGTGAGAAATTACACCAAGGATGTGTAATGATGGTTTCAAGTTTCTAAGGCTGTAACCAACTTGAAAGTAATATGATCTGTGGTGACCATTTAAGTCTAGCCAAATccacttttaaaaataatgaaaaatatacTTTATAGTCATTTGGTAGTTTAAAACTTGAGTGCTTCTGCAAAGTGATACATTTTTCACTtcgcaagaataccaattcaaaagAATAATCAAAGTTGATACTATGTGAGAGAAGAGTGCTAATTGGTTCCAAGTGGTTTGCTATGAAAAGTACACCAATTAATGACGATTAACTGTTAACTGTTAGGctctgtttaaattttaaaccaggtgGCTTCACTCTGATTGGTAAGGACATTATCCTGCAAAATGAACGATCAAATGGCTTATTTTACTGAGAGAGAACAGTTATAATTATGTTTACATGTTCTTTCCAAAgccctgtgtattaatatatgtagcttccagtaTGCAGAAGAGCACGACAATACAAGTCCAACTGATGATCCTAAATTAGTTTTCATAAGAAATTCTGGCACACTCAGGATCATCCAAGAAATATTGTCAAATTGAAGAATCATAAATATTTTGGATCCTGTGTTACAAATTTCACAAGTGCAGATTGGTACGGTTAATATCTTACTTTTTGAATACAGTTGAAGGGATATTCATTGATACATTCTCCCAGTCTTTGGAATATACGGTCTACATACATGGCAACACACTGGTATTGCAGATATGCAGCATATCACTTCAGTTGTGTGAGCATGAAAAGCATTGAGTCATCTTTGATAGCCCTGTTTCCAATTGCAGACCTTAAAGCCAATGGCCTGAACTTTACATCAAAAATAATGGTGAGGTTATCAGAGCTTGGAAACTGGACACTTAAACTTAAAATCAAGCACTTGCTGTCTGAGTTGCTTTACTCTACCAGAAGCAATGCTGTTCAGCATCTGGCTGTGAAACTTGACATGGAAATACATGGGAGGCCACGGAATTGGGATATTTATATAATAGATATGCTTAAAATGCCAAAGAAATCAATTGAAGTTCAAGTGAATTTTTAGGGATACGATAGATTTTAATTGATGACAAATAATCTCATGAACTGAGGATAAATTTTTACAAGTGCAAAGTTtagtttttaatattttaatcaTTAACTTCAAAAAAGGTTTCTTTTGTCTCTTTTATGTCTATCTCAATTTGATGTTCTACTCCTTTTTATTATTTCCCATTCTACACCTGATTTGATATTGAATTGATTATTCTGATGTGCACTCCCTAGTTATGACTTGGCAAGCCTCAGTAAAGATTCTTCAGTCTGATTAATTAAGGACCTATTTTGTTGCTTGGTCTTATTGCAGGAGTAGCAGATCCTCTGTAGAGGCTATGTGTTGTTTTGGATCTCTGATAATTGCAGGTTCCTGCAGTGACAGACATTATTTTTTAATATAACATCTATGAAGTAATAAAACAGCCCAACACACTTCAAAAAGCAATGAAAAGCAAAATTAGACACTGATCCCTGTATGGTGACAAGATgcccaaaagcttggtcaaagaagcAAGATTTAAGGAGCATCCTAAGGGaagaaagataaagaaggaatcagggagggtgagggagggcaTTCCAGAGCCCAGGATCTAAGTGGCTAAAGACACAACCACCAAAATCTGGGATAGTGAAGAGGTCGGCATTGGCTGAGTGTGGATTTCTCAGACAGTTATGGGACTAGAAAAAGAATTATAAAGATTGTGAGGTGCAGGACCATGGATGGATTTAAAAACATGaatgaaaatttaaaaattgaaCCATTATTAATTTGGGAACCAATGGAACTCTGCGAGTTTAGGGGTGATGGGAATAAGGTTTCAGAAGATATAAAGTTTCCAGAGGGTAGAATGTAGGAGATCCTACAGACATTTATTTGATTTGTTACTATTGGTAACAAAGGGATGaatgaggatttcagcagcagataAGCTGATGCTGACACTAAGTCAGGCAGTGTTACCAAGATAGAAATACATGGCCTTAGAAATAGTGTGGGTATGCAATTAGAACCTGAAGGTTAAGTAGGAAAATAAGGTTAGAAACagatgccagaggactgggaagcctaCAAAGCCCAACAGAGGACAacgaagaaagaaataaggagagaGAATATTAAAAATGAGGGTAAGCCAGCCAGTAATACGAGGAAAGAACGCAAGAGTTTCaatagatatataaagggcagaaaagaggcaaaagtggacattgggccactggaaaatgatgctggagaaggagtaatgaggaacaaagaaatggctgaggaactgaataagtactttgcgtctgtcttcatggtggaaggcatgagtaatatcctaaaaattcgagagagtgagggggcagagatgagtatggtggccatcaccaagaagaaggTGCTAGAAGAAGTGAAAAgctctgaaagtggataaatcacctagaATAGATaggctacaccccagagttctgaagaagatagctgaagagatagtgaaggctttagtagtgatctttcaggtatcACTAGATTCAGAGagggtcctggaggactggaaaattgctaatgtaaccccctgtttaagaaaggagcaaggcaaaagacaggaaattataggctgattagcctgatctcagtcattggtaagatcctggaatccattgtgaaggatggaaTCTCTGAATACTTAGAAATACATGGTAAATTagagcaaagtcagcattgtttcgtCAAGgcgaggtcatgcctgacaaatctgtaagaattctttgaggaggtaatgagcaggttgGACCAATGatagccaatggatgttatctatcttgacttccagaaggcctttgataaggtgccacacgggagactGGTGAGTTAGATGgtcatggtgttagaggcaaggtactagcatggttagaagattggctgtctggcagaaggcagagaatggggacaaaggatggaagccagtgactagtcatgttccacaagggtcagtgttgggaccacaacttttcattttatacattggaggtataatggacaaaattggaggtgtagtggacagtgaaggaggttaccttcGAGTGCAACGGGAGTTTGACCAAATGgggcaataggctgaggagtcacagatggggtttaatttcgatcaatgtgaggtgctgcattttggaaaggcaaatcagtttaggacttatacacttaatggtgaggtcctgtggagtgttgctaaacaaagagaccatggagtgcaggttcatacttccatgaaaatggagtcgcagatagattggacagtgaagaaggcattggtatgctttcctttattgggagaatattggttaggccctggagtgggtccagaaaggttcacgagaatgatcccaggaatgaaaggtttaacatatgaggaacatttaacaactctgggactatactcgatggagtttaaaaggatgaggggggaatctaattgaaacttatatgagggacatggataggataaatagacaatagtGAGGGTGCCCAGAACGAGAGACActagtttaggatgagaggggaaagatttaaaagggacctaaggggcaactttttcatgcaaagggtgaaatgagctgccagaggaagtggtagagactgggacaatgacaacatttaaaaaggcatctggatgggtgtaagaataagaagggtttagaaggataagggtcaattactggcaaatggaatgagattattttaggatatctagttggcatggatgagttggactgaagggtctgtttctatgctgtacatctctatgactccacaactctattgaggaggcagagagactgcagaaagatttagacaggttaggagaacgggcaaagaagtggcagatgaaatacaatgtgggaaaatatgagcttatgcactttggtaggaagaatagaggcatggactattttctaaatggggagaaaattcagaaatcttaagtgcaaaaggacttgggagtcttagtcctggagtgggtccagaaaggttcacgagaatgatcccaggaatgaaaggtttaacatatgaggaacgtttaatgactctgggactatactcgatggagtttaaaaggatgagggggggatctaattgaaacttacagaatacagacCGGCCTGGGCAGAGTGGaagttgagaagatgtttccattgacaggAGAAATGcaaacctgagggcacagccaaagagtaaagggaagaacctttagaacagagataaggagaaactggtttagccagagagtggtgaatctgtggaattcattgtcacagaaggttgtggaagcaaagtcattgagtatattttaaAGAAGAtaggtaagttcttgattgccggTGGGGGGGGATATCAAAGGTTACGGGTAGTaaatgggaaaatggggttgagaaaagctatcatccatgattgaatggcagaggagactcgatgggccaaatagcctaacttctgctcctatgccttatggtcttataaatccTCTGATTATTGTCATGGAGTGGAATGCAGATGTTAGGTAGGGAACAGAGCTTGAATAATGACTAAATGTTCATGACTTCATTATATTTAATTGGAGGCAATTACTGCTCACCAGTGTGATAATTAAACAATAATGCAGATGTTgagagaggaagtggtgaagtagGATTGGGTATGGTTATTGTATATGTGAAAACTAATGCTCTGCCTTTAGTTACTGTTGCCgagaggaaagatacaaaagtaCAGACCAGTATAGATTCTTGGGGCAATTGAGACTGTACCATAAGAAAGGGAAATAAAGCCATTACAAGAGATACTCTGCAGTTAGATTGATAACATTGAAACTGGAAATTCCATTGCAAACCTCCAGAAAATCAGTAAATCTAATGAATCACTCTGTAATGCCTTTCATTTGTGGCTGACCATAAAATCGAGATCTGTAAAGCAGTTGGACTGTTTTTGTAAAGCTTTGGATTGTCTTTCCCAATGCTTCGCTTTGTAGAATGTACTGTCATGTATGAAGATGAAGGAATAAGGTCAATTATAGTGATCATTTTATTCTATTGCCATTGCAAAAATTACTTATTTTGCACAGTATAATTTGGTAACAAATCACAATTCAGACATATTTTCTAGCTGCATCATTGCTTATTGTTGTATTCAGTTTATATAATACAACATATCTTTCTTTCAGAGAAGGAAGATTTGCAGGCCAACAACAAGGGCATCTCATCCAATTCAATTTGAATACAACAATTGTATAAGTGTTAAGGCTTACAGACCCAGATACTGTGGCTTATGCTCTGACAGACGTTGCTGCACTCCACATAAAACTAGAACAGAGCTGCTGGACTTCAGGTGCAATCATGGGAGGATTGTAAAACAGCAAATGATGTTCATTATTTCCTGTGTTTGTCATTATAACTGCTCCCATGCTTATAACTAAATTGTAACTCACTAAATTACTTCAACATTGAGAGCAGATTATTTCCATACAAGATTTTCCTGTGTAAAATAAAGTGTTGCTATTTTGAAGAGTTAAAACATTTTGTAATCAATTTAGAAGAGACCTTTGGCTATTGAGTTACTTCTGTTTAAGAATATTCTGTGCATTCCTTTAATATTGAGTTTCCAGCACTAGT
Proteins encoded:
- the LOC132822735 gene encoding CCN family member 3-like isoform X2 encodes the protein MSCALRLRLVPSSAPTPATVPRLYPSVPQESLLLWMLVVAAGFVPSSWENIAQGWTCVILISICSVIRASASLGPEGYVPPSCKYHCWCSDGGIGCIPRCSEDVRLQGPDCLYPKRVEIPGECCPRWICEKQDNGIFGNALAAYRSEVLYGRYVSNVPYNCPEQSSEWSACSRSCGIGVSTRISNKNDHCVLETQSQLCIVRPCQHDYANEAHMRRKICRPTTRASHPIQFEYNNCISVKAYRPRYCGLCSDRRCCTPHKTRTELLDFRCNHGRIVKQQMMFIISCVCHYNCSHAYN